The Moorena producens PAL-8-15-08-1 genomic interval CGATGGAAAAACCTTAGTCAGTGGCAGTAGAGATGATAGTATTAAACTTTGGAAGTTGCCTTGATTTATGACAGTAAGCTGGTTTAATTGAAAGTTTTAGGTTATGACAGCAAGGGAGCAGGGAGCAGGGAGCAGGGAACAGGGAACAGGGAACAGGGAACAGGGAACAGGGAAGAGGCAATAGGCATGCTAGCAATAGGCATGCTAGCAATAGCGATGCGCTGGATCAAGACAGGGAATCAAAGTCAAAGAAGACTGTACCTCATAACTGCGATAAAGGCTATATAATTGAAATCCACAATAGTTTAAAGTCATAACAGTATAAAGTAGAAAGTAGAAAGTGTAAACTGTAAACCGTCAACACAATTTAAATGCATACCTGGCACTGGCAGAGTTGGAACAATTTGCCCTATTTAAGGAGTAGCCTATTGAAGCAATGGAATCACGGCTTCTTCACCTCAGCATTTTCTCCCCGTTCTCCTGAAGAAATGGTCGATGTACTCCAGCCTGATGCCCAGGTGTATCGAGTGAAACAGGTCCACGGCAATACAGTACTGACTCCTGGGGAAATTGAAAGTACCCAAAACGGTGAGCCAGACTCCAATAAACCACCGGCTGATGGTATTATAAGTGAGGAAGCTAAGCAAGCTGTGTGGGTTTGTACGGCGGACTGTACGCCCTTACTGATTGGGGATATCGAAACCGGACAGGTAGCAGCAGTTCATGCGGGTTGGCGGGGTACTGCTCAACGGATTGTTCCTAATGCGATCGCACGATTGCTAGACAATGGTAGCCGTAAAGAAAATCTACGCATTGCTCTCGGTCCAGCAATTGCAGGGGAATGCTATCAGGTATCAGAAACCGTGGCGGCTGAAGTGGGAGCTAGTATTGTATCTACTGATCAAGGGGATAGCACCGAATCAATTCTGGGGGTGTTGCAGCAGCTAGACGACTCCCCGATATTAGATGACCCCAAACCCGGACGAGTACGCTTGGATGTGCGGCGAGTGAATGTCTTACAGTTGGAACAATTGGGCATTGATTCAGAACAAATTGCGATCGCACCCCACTGCACTTACTCGGAACCGGAGCGTTTCTTTTCCTATCGCCGTAATCAACTTAAGAAAGTTCAGTGGTCTGGTATTATTAGCTATTGAAGCTAGGCCAAAGCCTGGCAACGGAACCGGTACGACAATAGCAAAGAAACGTCCTTGAATCCATGCCACGCACCCCTAGATTAACGTTTGACCGGGGAACTCTGATTTTGCATCCACCACCGAGGGGCAACGCTTGGGTGGAATATGCCACTTGGGATGATCGGGTAGAGAAGTTTCGGATTAGAGGAATTCACTATCGTCCTCTGGTAGAAACCTTACTCAGAGAAAAGGTTGATTTTATTGATGATGCTAGGGAATTTGTGCCTCTGCCACTAGTATCTAGTTTTGAGATGGAACCTTATCCCCATCAACGGGAAGCTCTGTTGGCATGGAAGCAAGCTGGTCGTAAAGGGGTAGTGGTGCTACCAACGGGAGCAGGTAAGACTTATCTGGCCCAGTTGGCAATGCAAGACACTCCTCGTAGTACCATAGTTGTGGTACCAACCCTAGATTTAATGCACCAGTGGTATGCTCAACTCGAAGCAGCCTTTCCAGATGTGGAGGTGGGAGTGTTGGGGGGTGGTTCTCGCGATCGCACGCCTATCCTGATCGCCACCTATGATAGTGCCACTATTCATGCGGAAACCTTAGGGAATCGGTACGCTTTGGTGATTTTTGATGAGTGTCATCACTTACCTACGGATTTTTATAAGGTGATTGCGGAATATGCGATCGCACCCTATCGGTTAGGACTGACAGCAACCCCAGACCGCTCCGATGGCCGTCATTGGGACCTTAATGGTTTGATAGGACCAGAGGTTTATCGCAAAAGCCCTGATCAATTGGCGGGTTTGGCCCTAGCTGACCATAAGGTAATTCAGATTAAGGTCAAGCTCTCCCAAAAAGAACGCGATCGCTATAATTCTTGCATGGCGTTGCGCAATGATTTTTTGCGGAGCTCCAACATTCATCTCGGCAGTATTAAAGGTTGGCAGCAGTTTGTGATAGCAAGTGCGCGATCGCAAAGCGGACGCCGAGCCATGTTAGCTCACCGGGAAGCCAAAGAAATTGCCTTAGGGACCGATGGAAAATTAAGGATTTTGCTAGATTTACTGGCTCAGCATTACCCCGAGAAGATGTTAATTTTTACCAATGGTAATGCTACACTTTATCGCATTTCTCAGGAGTTATTGATTCCCGCGATTACTCATCAAACCCCAGTCAAAGAGCGTCATGATATTTTGAAGCGATTTCGGGAGGGAGAGTATCGCTGTTTAGCAGCATCCCATGTATTGAATGAAGGAGTGGATGTACCCGATGCGCGAGTAGCGATTATCTTATCAGGGACCGGTTCATCTCGGGAGTATATCCAGCGCTTGGGTCGGGTATTGCGTAAAGGTAAAGATGGAGAGAAGGTAGCGTTATTGTATGAAGTAGTAGCCGAGGATACCTCTGAAGAACGAACCTCTTGGCGTCGCCATGGTGGTGGTAGCAAAAATGAACCACGAAGGCGCAAACAGCCGGAACGGGCCAAGACCGGTAAGCAATTGGAGTTATTGCCAGACAAGGGTTATCAGGTGAAACCTAGGAGTAGCCCCAGGGCGGCTGAGTCTAAGGGCAAGTGGTCAGAGGAGGATGATGAGTTTTAAGTTAGATGATTAGGTGATCATAGAGTATTGCCCCCATTCGTAAATCTAGGGGAGAGGGGGGCAATATTAACTAAATTGACTAAGTTCTATTCAAGCTAAAACATTACATGAGCAGGGTTGTAAATATCAAAATCAGTCGAACCTTGGAAGGCAGCAATTAAATCCCCGTTGTAATATAGATTGTTGCCAGACAGCGTGTAATTCCCATTATCGATATCAGCCTCCAGACCACCGAGCTGAACTTTATCACCTTCTAACCCATTAAAGTCAGTGATTGTGGCGTATCCTGAGTCACCATCACCAATGTAGCCAATCTCGGTGACAAAACCATTCTTACCTAATACGAAGGTATCCGCCCCCGTGCCACCAGTTAGGATGTCTAGTTCCCCTTGACTACTACTTTGATAACCTTGGATAAAGTCATTACCAGAGTCACCAAATAGGGAGTCGTTACCAGCATAACCAAATAGAAAATCGTTGCCAACGTCACCAATCAGCAAGTCGTTGCCAGAGGCACCAATCAGGGTGTCGTCACCTGTACCACCAAATAGGGAGTCGTTGCCAAAGCCACCGTGAAGAGTGTCATTACCACCATTCCCATACAAGTCATCATTGCCAGAATTCCCCCAGAGGTAGTTGTCTTTATCGTTACCAACGATGGTGTTGTTGAGGATGTTACCGTAGCCATTGTAAGCACAGTCAGTCAAAATCAACTTTTCCAGGTTGGCTCCTAGGGTGTAGTTGATGGAGGAGATGATTGTATCAGTACCATTACCAGAGCTTTCATTGACTACATCCCCCGTGCTGTCAATCAAATAGGTGTCATCGCCTGTGCCACCATACATCGAGTCGTTGCCAGAGCCACCATCTAAGTAGTCGTTACCAGAGCCACCAGACATCAAGTCGTTGCCAGGGCCACCAAGTAAAACATCGTTCCCTGTACCACCAATTAAAGTGTCGTTATCAGAGCCACTATTAAGAGTGTCGTCGCCAGCGCCACCAATCAGGGTGTCGTTGCCACCAAAACCAAAGACACTGTCGTTACCAGAGCCACACTCAAGGTAGTCGTCCAAGTAAGTACCATTGGAATTTGCCATGTCATTTATCCCTTATCGATTGCAATTGTTTGAAAATTTGTGAATTGTTCTGTTCGGAAAGATTCCCCCTATTTGTCTGAGTTACATCTTGAAAAATTATTCAAGAAATACTCATTATTAATAGTGGGACTTAAGAAACCCAGTTTATGGGTAAGTCAAGGGTAATTTTGATCAACAATCCTGATGTTGACCGTTACAGATTTCAAAAAAATCACAAAAATTCCTCTGTTAGTAGCGTCAAAAATATAATTAGTAAACGCTACTACATTCTGATTTTATTGATAATCTGTTGATTGATTAATAGGTCAGTTCATATAACAATCAAGTCGATCAAGTCAATTGGTTAGACCCAATAGATCCCTTGATTAGTGGAGCACCATGAACTGATATATCCAAGACAGATAGTTTGAATCTGGATCTAAGTAATTAGCGCTTCAATTAAGTATTGCTATTGATGGCTTACTTAGATCCAATCGGATTATATATCTAACTCGGATAAAAATTATAACGTTTACAAAATATTCACTAAACCTTTAACTATGTCAAGGTTTGATAAAGATGAGAGAAAATTATGCATAAAAGTTATCAATTCGGTCCAAAGGTGCCCAGACAGGTAAGCAGTTGGAGTTCTAGGGGTGATCAGGTTAACAATAGGAGTAGCCCCAAAGGAGCGGAGTCCAAGGGGCGGTTCAAAGAAGGATGATCAGTTTTGAGTGGGATTATTAAGTAATAATAATGGAGTATTTCCCCCATTCCCAAATCAAGGGATTAGCGGGGCAATACTAACTAAACTTACTAAGTTCTATTCAAGCTAAAATATTGTATCAAGGTTAAGACTAAAGCTGGTGTCATCTTGGAAGACAGCAATTAAGTCTCCCTTGTAATATAGGGTTGTATCCAGTGCTGATGTACCACTAACATTAATAGTCTTATACACATCGTAATCACTGATACTACCACCGAGGCGAACTTTATCACCTTCTTTCCAATCAAAGTCAGTGATTGTCGCGTATCCGGAGTTAGCATCACCAATGTAGCCAATCTCGGTGATATAACCATTTTGACCTAAGACGAAGGTATCCGCACCGGTGCCACCAGTTAGGATGTCCCGTTCGCCGTAACTATTACGTTGATAACCCTGGAGAGAGTCATTACCAGAGCCGCCGGTCAGGGTGTCGTTGCCAGAGCCACCATCAAGAGTGTCATTGCCAAAGTAACCAGAGAGGTAGTCGTTGCCAGAGTCACCATAAAGGGTGTCGTTGCCAGAGCCACCATAAAGGGTGTCGTTGCCAGAGTAACCAGAGAGGTAATCGTTGCCAAAGCCACCAGAGAGGTAGTCGTTGCCAAAGCCACCAGAGAGGTAGTCGTTGCCTAGATCACCGCTAAGAGTGTCATTACCACTATTCCCATACAAGGAGTCATTGCCAGATTTACCCCAAAGGTAGTTGTTGGAACTATTACCACTGATGCTGTTGTTAAGGCTATTACCGTAGCCCGAGTAAGCACTACCAGTCAGGGTCAAGTGTTCCAGGTTAGCTCCTAGGGTGTAGCTGATGGAGGAAGAAACCGTATCAATACCCTGATTGAAGTATTCGGTGACCACATCCCCGGTGTTGTCAACCACATAGATGTCATTGCCGGTGCCACCAACCATCGAGTCACTGCCTGTACCACCATCCAGGGTGTCATGGCCAGAGCCACCACTGAGGTAGTCATTACCGCCCTGACCGAAAAGACTGTCGTTACCATCATTACCATATATGCTGTCGTTTTTCGGGCCACCAATCAGGGTATCGTTGCCACCATTACCGGACATTGTCCAAGACTTCCATTTCTTGAATATCCACCAACCTTCTTTGTGTGCTTCTTTGTAGTTGTTTGAGTCGTTACCATTGTAAGTTCCCATGTCATCTGCTCCTGATCGATTGCAATTGTTTGAAAATTTGTGGATTGTTCTATTCGTAAAGATTCACTCTATTTGTCTGAGTTGTATCCAGAAAAGTTATTCAAGAAATACTCATTTTTAATAGGAGCGGTTTGGCTAAGAGCATGGTGTTTTTACTTGCTCTATATACTCATCACTAGTAATTCGGATTTTTATGCAAAACTTTCCGGAAAATTTTAACTATATATAATTCATTAACCGCGAACCCCCAAACAGTCTGAAGGAGTAGAGACGGGTAAGCAGTTGGAGTTATTGCCAGGGGTGATCAGGTCAACCATAGAAGTAGCCCCAGGGCGGCTGAGTCCCAGGGGCAGTGTTCAAAGGAGGATGATCAGTTTTGAGTGGAATGATCAGGTAATAATAATGGAGTATTGTCGGGATGGGTAGTTATTCCTGTTTAACAATATTACTTGAACAATATTGGTTGAAATTGGTATTAGCTGTATAATTTAGCTTAGGACTTACGAAGCCAACTAAACGTCGTAAGTCCTAAGATACTATCTTCCTCAAAAGAGGATAGGGTGATCTGGTGATGGGGTGCTAGGTATGAATGCAACTTGGTACCAACACCCGTCTCACCAGGTATCCCATCAGTAGCTTTCCCCTAAACTCTACAGACCGAGTAAAGCAAACAATCCTACTTGTCACCCGGTTAGATAAAGTCCGTTGGCGACTAGACTGAGATAAAGTCAGCAGAAGTCAGTAAACCACTAGAATCGACATAAGCAATGATCTCTGCACCTAAGTTGATGCGAGTGCCATTGGTAATAGAAACACCAGATATTGTACCTGTGAATGAGGTTAAGGTGTAATTGGACAATGACCCGGAAATCTGGATCTTGTCAGAGTCAGTTTCGCCAGCGAAGTTAAATCTGTCGAAATTGTCAATCACAGCGTAATCTAGACCAGCACCGTTGTAATAGATTGAGCCACTGGTGCCTAGGATAATCAGATCCCTGGCAAGAGCATCACCAGGATTAAGGATATCAATTTCACCAACACCGTCCACAGTACTGTTAGTACCGTTAAGGGTATCTGAGCCCAAACCTCCAACTAGGGTATCGTTACCACCTGCGCCAGTGAGGAAGTCATTGCCAGAACCACCGTTGAGGCTATCGGCTCCCGAACCACCGTTGAGTCTGTCATTCCCGGCATCTCCATTCAGAGTATCATTGCCAAAACTACCGTTGAGTATGTCATTGCCAAAACTACCGTTGAGTATGTCATTCCCAAAACTACCGTTGAGTCTGTCATTCCCAAAACCTCCATTCAGAGTATCGTTCCCGGTACCTCCATTCAGAGTATCGTTCCCAAAACCACCGTTGAGTCTGTCATTCCCGGCACCTCCATTCAGAGTATCGTTCCCAGAACCACCATTGAGTGTGTCATTGCCACCATTACCGTTGAGCCGGTTTGCGCCACTCGTACCGATGATTGTCTCACCCCCCTGAGAGCCTTCGACGTTCTCAAAATTGCGAATCGTTTCGGTATTACCTCCAGAAACCGAGGTTGTCTCAGTCGCCAGGTTGATAGTGACAAAACCGGAACCAAATGTGACATTGGAATAATCGATAGTGTCGATTCCTGAACCGCCATTGTGGATGTCGAAATTCACAAAATCGTCGTCGATGATCCGATCATTACCAGAACCTCCATTGGTTCTGTCCACTCCAGAACCACTGTTGAGTGTGTCATTTCCGGAACCTCCAATCAGAGTATCGTTTCCAGCTCCACCATTGAGGGTATCATTACCACCATTACCGTCGAGGCGGTTTGCGCCGCCCGTGCCGATGATTGTCTCACCCCCCTGAGAGCCTTCGACGTTCTCAAAATTGCGAATTGTCTCGGTATTACCTCCAGAAACAGAAGTCGTCTCAGTCGCCAGGTTAATGGTGACAAAACCGGAACCAAATGTGACATTGGAATAATCGATAGTGTCAATTCCTGTACCACCATTGTGGATGTCGAAATTCACAAAATCGGCGTCGATTATCCGATCATTACCAGAACCACCATTGGTTCTGTCCACTCCAGAACCACCGTTGAGTCTGTCATTGCCAGCACCACCATTCAGCGTATCGTTTCCAGAACCACCATTGAGGCTATCATTGCCAAAATCTACACTCGAATCATCACCCGTGAGCCGATCATTCCCACTGCCACCAAGTAGAGTGTCGTTTCCGGCTTCTCCCTGAAGTGTATCGTTGCCCGGACCGCCATTTAGAAGATCACCAATTTTATCAACGGTTCCGAGAGTATCCGAGTCCAGGGAATCATTACCAATACCGCCAATTAAGGTATCCGCTCCCCCTTGACCTCGCAGGGTATCATTACCTGCAAGTCCATTGAGAAAGTCATTTCCCGGACCGCCATTTATGACGTCATTACCTGGAGTACCTGGCATTTTTTTCTCCTTTTTATCACTTACAGAACGCTATGAGCAGTTTTGTGATTAGAAGCATCACGCTTTCTTCACTGCCCTCACTTTATTTATCACTCCCAAAATCCAATTTTTGACCAATTTTTTAATGTAAAGTTTTGTAACGACTGAAAACTTGGAAATTACTCTGAGCACTAATTAAACAAGCATTCCTGACCAATGGTCATGAGGCGGTTGCGTTGGGTATTGCGTAAAGCAAAAGATGGGGATAATATCAAGTCTGGTTAAATACCCATAATTAAGGAGAGGGTGGGGAGATGGGGAGATGGGGAGATGGGGAGATGGAGAGATGGGGAGATGGGGAGATGGGGAGATGGGGAGATGGGGGAGATTTGTATTAAGCGATGCAGCGCGGTCTTGGGGAGGCAGCGCGGTCTTGGGGGTCCCCCCCGGAGACGAAACCTTAGACAGTTGAGCCTTTATGGTTGGTCGGCTATGCACAAAAGGGGTAAAACTTATTGATTAAGGCTCAACTGTCTTACGGTAACTTCTAACCATGAGCGACTGCCGTGGTTTCCCTCATGAGCGACTGCATCAAGACAGGGTAATTCTCCTGACATGATATAAGCAGTTGGAGTTCTTGCCAGGGGTGATCAGCTCAACCATAGGAGTAGCCCCAAGGCGGCTGAGTCCAAGGGGCAGTGGTCAGAGGAGGATGAGTTTTAGTATTTCTCAAAAAGTGATCCGGTGATGGGGTGCTAGGAATGAATGCAACTTGGTATAAACACCCTTCTCACCAGGTATTAAAGCAGGTGCGATCGCAAGCCCCTTCTACTGTCAAGGGAGCCATCCGTTGTGGTTGGTAGTAGGCCGCAATCATGTTGACCAGTCCAGTTCAAGGACTTACGCAAGCCACCCTGAAATCCCCCTTGCCTTGGCACAGGGCTGTTTCATTCTTTGGAATAAATTGTCAAGTCAATAGGCGTGAAAGGGAGGTGGGGTGATGGGGAGAGTTTTTTTTTCAGGTTAAAAATACCTTTTTATTAACTTTAATCCTCCCTATCTCTCCACCTCCTCGCCAATCACATTTTAGTCCGACAATGGAACAGCCCTGACCCTAGGCCAAGTATGTGGCTGTTTCTGCAAAGCTGTACTAAGACTCCGAAAATTATTCAGCTTGCATTTTAGACCTTCTTCATCAAACTACTTCGTAGATCAGAGCGTATGTAGATCCGCTCCCCCACGCAAAACCTCTTAACTTTCCTCCTGTTGGTTTGCTGACAGTAAAACCACCCATGAAGTCATCCTTTCCAAGATCGCGATCGAAAAGTTGGATATTTGCAAAGTTGTTGAAATCTACGAATTTGTTAATATTGCGAGTTTGTCCTGTCTTCATTTTATGGACTCCCCACACTGTTCGGCCATTGACACGAAGATAGGTGTCGTCCCTGTTGAGTCGCCCCCAGTCTGCATTAGCCTTGAGAGCCTTAATCGAATACAATTTGAGCGTCAAGCCTCCCTCTATGACAGCCGCTTCTTCGGAAGTTAATTCAGTGAACAGTTGTTTTTCATCCACAAGAGAAAATTCCGAGTTGGAAGTTATTTGTTCTTTATTTAGCATGGTTTTGCTTCTTGAGTGAAATTGAATTAAGTTTCCTGGAAACCAGTTTTTGGTCCAGGTACAGGGGTAAGTAAAGAAGCCGTAATTAACCCAAATTCCTACAGAACGCTATGCTATCAGAAGTTTTGCCATTAAGAGCATCAAGCTTTCTTGATTGCCCTCACTTTGTTTATCACTCCGAAAATCCAATTTTGGACCAGTTTAATGTAAAGTTTTGTAACGAATCACAGAAAACTTGGAAACTACCTTGATAAGTAATTACACAAGCATTCGTGATCAATGGTCATGAGGCGCTTGGGTCGGGTATTGCGTAAAGGTAAACATGGGGAGAAGGTGGCGTTACTGTATGAAGTGATAGCGGAAGATACCTCTGAAGAAGAGACCTCTTGGCGTCGCCATGGTGGGGGGGTCGCGAATCAAGGGCGAAGGCGAAAACAGCCTGAAGGGGCGGAGACAGGTAAGCAGGTTGAGTTCTTGCCAGGGGTGATCAGCTCAACCATAGGAGTAGCCCCAAGGCGGCTGATTCCAAGGGGCAGTTTTCATTAGAGGATGATCAAATAATAATGGAGTATTGCCCCCATTCCCAAATCTAGGGGTTATACCAAGTTGCGGTCAAACGTACAACTTTCTCTTCCGCCAATCTCCCTATCTCCCCATCTCCCTATCTCCCCATCTCCCTATCTCCCTATCCAACCAATCTGCTCTCTTTGAATGCAACTAGGTATTAGGGGGCAATACCAACTAAACGTCCTAAGTCCTATTCAAGCTAAAATACCGTATCATTAATAAGACTAAAACTGGTGTCATCTTGGAAGACGGCAATTAAGTCCCCCTTATGATATAGATTTGTATCCAGTGCTGATGTACCAGTAACATTACTGTAATTCACAGTGTAATCACTGATACCACCACCGAGCTGAACTTTATCACTTTGTGTCCCATCAAAGTCAGTGATGGTCGCGTATCCCGAGTTCCCATCACCAATGTAGGCAACCTTGGTCCCAAAAGCATTATTACCTAATGCGAAGGTATCCGCACCCGTGCCACCAGTTAAGATGTCCCGTTCGCCGGAACTACTACCTCCATAACCATAAAGAGAGTCATTACCAGAGCCACCGGTCAGGGTGTCGTTGCCAAAGCCACCATACAAGTAGTCATTGTCAGAGCCACTATCAAGAATGTCGTTGCCTAGATCACCGAGAAGAACGTCAGTACCAGCATTCCCATACAATTCGTCATTGCCAGATTTACCCCAGAGCAGGTTGTTGGAACTGTTACCACTGATGCTGTTGTTGAGGCTGTTACCGTGACCATAGTAAGCACTACCAGTCAGGGTCAAGTTTTCTACGTTGTCTCCTAGCATGTAGCTGATGGAGGAGTAGACTCTATCAATACCCTGATTGACATATTCGGTGACCACATCCCCGGTGCTGTCAACCGAATAGATGTCATTGCCCGTGCCACCATACATCCGGTCACTGCCT includes:
- the pgeF gene encoding peptidoglycan editing factor PgeF, with the translated sequence MHTWHWQSWNNLPYLRSSLLKQWNHGFFTSAFSPRSPEEMVDVLQPDAQVYRVKQVHGNTVLTPGEIESTQNGEPDSNKPPADGIISEEAKQAVWVCTADCTPLLIGDIETGQVAAVHAGWRGTAQRIVPNAIARLLDNGSRKENLRIALGPAIAGECYQVSETVAAEVGASIVSTDQGDSTESILGVLQQLDDSPILDDPKPGRVRLDVRRVNVLQLEQLGIDSEQIAIAPHCTYSEPERFFSYRRNQLKKVQWSGIISY
- a CDS encoding DEAD/DEAH box helicase; amino-acid sequence: MPRTPRLTFDRGTLILHPPPRGNAWVEYATWDDRVEKFRIRGIHYRPLVETLLREKVDFIDDAREFVPLPLVSSFEMEPYPHQREALLAWKQAGRKGVVVLPTGAGKTYLAQLAMQDTPRSTIVVVPTLDLMHQWYAQLEAAFPDVEVGVLGGGSRDRTPILIATYDSATIHAETLGNRYALVIFDECHHLPTDFYKVIAEYAIAPYRLGLTATPDRSDGRHWDLNGLIGPEVYRKSPDQLAGLALADHKVIQIKVKLSQKERDRYNSCMALRNDFLRSSNIHLGSIKGWQQFVIASARSQSGRRAMLAHREAKEIALGTDGKLRILLDLLAQHYPEKMLIFTNGNATLYRISQELLIPAITHQTPVKERHDILKRFREGEYRCLAASHVLNEGVDVPDARVAIILSGTGSSREYIQRLGRVLRKGKDGEKVALLYEVVAEDTSEERTSWRRHGGGSKNEPRRRKQPERAKTGKQLELLPDKGYQVKPRSSPRAAESKGKWSEEDDEF
- a CDS encoding calcium-binding protein, with translation MANSNGTYLDDYLECGSGNDSVFGFGGNDTLIGGAGDDTLNSGSDNDTLIGGTGNDVLLGGPGNDLMSGGSGNDYLDGGSGNDSMYGGTGDDTYLIDSTGDVVNESSGNGTDTIISSINYTLGANLEKLILTDCAYNGYGNILNNTIVGNDKDNYLWGNSGNDDLYGNGGNDTLHGGFGNDSLFGGTGDDTLIGASGNDLLIGDVGNDFLFGYAGNDSLFGDSGNDFIQGYQSSSQGELDILTGGTGADTFVLGKNGFVTEIGYIGDGDSGYATITDFNGLEGDKVQLGGLEADIDNGNYTLSGNNLYYNGDLIAAFQGSTDFDIYNPAHVMF
- a CDS encoding calcium-binding protein yields the protein MGTYNGNDSNNYKEAHKEGWWIFKKWKSWTMSGNGGNDTLIGGPKNDSIYGNDGNDSLFGQGGNDYLSGGSGHDTLDGGTGSDSMVGGTGNDIYVVDNTGDVVTEYFNQGIDTVSSSISYTLGANLEHLTLTGSAYSGYGNSLNNSISGNSSNNYLWGKSGNDSLYGNSGNDTLSGDLGNDYLSGGFGNDYLSGGFGNDYLSGYSGNDTLYGGSGNDTLYGDSGNDYLSGYFGNDTLDGGSGNDTLTGGSGNDSLQGYQRNSYGERDILTGGTGADTFVLGQNGYITEIGYIGDANSGYATITDFDWKEGDKVRLGGSISDYDVYKTINVSGTSALDTTLYYKGDLIAVFQDDTSFSLNLDTIF
- a CDS encoding calcium-binding protein, which gives rise to MPGTPGNDVINGGPGNDFLNGLAGNDTLRGQGGADTLIGGIGNDSLDSDTLGTVDKIGDLLNGGPGNDTLQGEAGNDTLLGGSGNDRLTGDDSSVDFGNDSLNGGSGNDTLNGGAGNDRLNGGSGVDRTNGGSGNDRIIDADFVNFDIHNGGTGIDTIDYSNVTFGSGFVTINLATETTSVSGGNTETIRNFENVEGSQGGETIIGTGGANRLDGNGGNDTLNGGAGNDTLIGGSGNDTLNSGSGVDRTNGGSGNDRIIDDDFVNFDIHNGGSGIDTIDYSNVTFGSGFVTINLATETTSVSGGNTETIRNFENVEGSQGGETIIGTSGANRLNGNGGNDTLNGGSGNDTLNGGAGNDRLNGGFGNDTLNGGTGNDTLNGGFGNDRLNGSFGNDILNGSFGNDILNGSFGNDTLNGDAGNDRLNGGSGADSLNGGSGNDFLTGAGGNDTLVGGLGSDTLNGTNSTVDGVGEIDILNPGDALARDLIILGTSGSIYYNGAGLDYAVIDNFDRFNFAGETDSDKIQISGSLSNYTLTSFTGTISGVSITNGTRINLGAEIIAYVDSSGLLTSADFISV
- a CDS encoding calcium-binding protein is translated as MVTYIGDNLNNYGYGGSGNDYLYGYGGNDTLVGGSGNDYLNGGIGSDRMYGGTGNDRYVVDSTGDVVTEYVNQGIDTVYSSINYTLGDNLENLTLTGSAYSGNGNSLNNIISGNSSNNVLFGKSGNDTIYGNGGDDALIGGTGSDRMYGGTGNDIYSVDSTGDVVTEYVNQGIDRVYSSISYMLGDNVENLTLTGSAYYGHGNSLNNSISGNSSNNLLWGKSGNDELYGNAGTDVLLGDLGNDILDSGSDNDYLYGGFGNDTLTGGSGNDSLYGYGGSSSGERDILTGGTGADTFALGNNAFGTKVAYIGDGNSGYATITDFDGTQSDKVQLGGGISDYTVNYSNVTGTSALDTNLYHKGDLIAVFQDDTSFSLINDTVF